The genomic DNA GAtccagaacagcaaaaaaaccctcctggtGTAATTCAGGACCTTTCAGAAGTCCTgatgtaggatttttttttaagaaagatcAAATAACTCCTATAGATTCTTACAAGAAGATGAGCTAAATTCTACATGGTAGGAAACATCCCAGCACTCAGCCCAAGTTAATCCTGTCCAGCCTCCACTTCCAAGTCATGTTCAATGTGAATAAATTTGGTTTAACTTAATTCTTCCAGgcttctctgtgaaaaaaagttccacaaaataaaacccatttaatttttttaacagatacAGAACAATCATAAAAAGGGCAAAGCTTCCCAAGGATTTCTCTTTGACAATTTCCTTTCACCTCGGGGTGAGgggaataaaaatcaaaaaaccagtaaaatatTGTTAATGCCCTGCAGCAAATTCAGAGCAAGGACAATTTTTGCAGCCCTTTGAGCACTGACATGTCTTCAGAAATttaacttaaaaagaaaaagagagggaaaaccGTCCTGGATTTGCTCCAGCTTTGGCAGACTTAGGaaattctgtttgctttgtttgctgtTTATGCCAATGTCAACAGTTTTATGTTCAAAAAAAGATCTTTATGTTACCTCTCAGTGAGGTATTACTGTACTCCAGAGGATTAAATCTCTCACGTATTCCTCATTTCTCAAATTTTAGATTCCCTGATTACTCACATGGAAATGGTGACAGAGATTGTTCTTCCTACAGTTTTCACACTCTGCATTCTCATCAGTATTGTCCTCCTCATACTCTACCTTCGAAACCACAGCTAAAACTGCTGTTTGCACACACCTTCATTTGCCAAAAGGACTAAGCTGTAACTGTTTTATTTGAGTGGTTAAAATTTACCACAGATGCCTCTTTTTATACCCCTGTAATGAAATGTTATTTACCAATCCACCTGGAGCTTTTAGAATTGTTCAATTCAATTCCCAAAACATCTTTTTGTTTTTgccaaaatacaaaatacattctCTTTCCACTGATTCTAAGTAGTAGGTTTTACAATCCTTGTAATTTTGGAAACTGTTACACGTTTTGTTCACCAGAAAAATAGTTGAGAATAAAGTGATTCAAATCTTGCCACTATAAAGTTCAAGTGATTAAAAGCTGCTTGCAAACCTTTCAGTCTGTTCATCAACAGCATTTTGATTACCATGTAATTGCTGTTTGTAGAAAGACAGacacatgattttaaaatacaaaaggacTTAAATATTCCAAGAGCACTGCTTAAATATGAACTTGTTAAATATGAACTTATTCATGTCTAAAAGTTAGGATAATTTGCTATTTAGGTGTGCAGAAGAGTTGTTTGAAGTGAGTAATCCAAGGTGACAACTTCCGAATCAGAGTTAAACCACATCTCTGCAGTTTGGTTTACAGGAACCAGACTTATCTTGTACAACTTTATAATATATTACACACAAAAATGTGGATTTTAAGTAATCCAAGTACTTCCAAAATTAATAGTCCACCTTAATTTCCCTTCTAAAGCAAGCAGGAACAAGTACTATAAAAACTTGGTTCCACAAATCAGCTGGCTTGAAATACAACTTCCTGTGCTCGAAACCAGAAGTTATCAAAATTTGTATTCATAATCATCTATAATTTATAGTTTTTAAAGTCATGGATATTGGgggttttcctttctcttactTACCCATTGTTaagtttttaatgcaaaatatttctgtctcagATTATTTAGTCAGGATGTACAAAATGATGGAATTGTTTAAATCAGACCATCAAAATGTTTCCTCACTGATTAATCAGCATAACACATTCAGCTGCCAAcgtatttaaattattaatgtcCAGCCAATTctactggttttgtttctcaaaaaattatgcaaaacaTACCAGACAATACTGTTAAAATAACTCACTTCACattgaaggaataaaataatttgaagaggagagagaagtaTTTCCAAGAATACTCCAAAATATAAATGCAGGGACAAAGAAACCCAAACTGGCTGAAGACCCCAAGGCCCTGGATGAAGAACTTTCCAAATCCTTCAGGATGATGAAGGAGCACTTGATCCCAGGAGAACATGACAATATTGCTGGGTTTGATGGTTAAGAAAATTCACACTCTGAACAGTGTCTGATTGCATTTATAAtgatcaaaaaataaaatacgaAACCCCAAAGTGCACAATTTTGTTGAATGCCTGTacatatatgaaaaaaaatccaccataTTTACAGAATATTTATACTGTACAGTCATAATTGCACTGCATTTTTAACAAAGGAGGTGTCTACAGGTGAACTGTGGCAGTGGAGGTCCCACTTAGGTgtaataaagcaaataaatcagTGAAGGTGAACTGTTTGAAGCCCAGAGTGTTTCTAAAGGTTCTGTTGggacagaaaacactgaatttttcactgaatttttcccctttctgtaCCTTTCCAGTCCTGCCTGCTCAGTAACATCAACTTAAGTGAAGTGCACCTGACTGCACTGAGTCATGGTAATAAAATACAGCCTTTCTTCACTGCTGTCATTTACTGTGGAGTCCAAAAGGAAACCTGCAAGGACAAAGGGAAAAGATGGGATTAGCCACTCTTGTCAGAAGGTAGAGATCAGTCCATGGAGCAGCTTCCAGAACTGTTTTCAAAGTGCAGTTTTACTGAAGCACTTCATGACAAAAAATCAATGATGACAGGAAAGATTTACCAAATCCTCACATCAAACCTCATCCCAAAAAGGCAAATCATTTCTGTACCAGTCTCTCTGCTTATTCTTCCCCCTCCTGATGCTTTTCCACTTGTCCTACATTTGTTTGCAGCAAAGCAGATGTTCTCCCCTTTGCACCTTGTCTGACTTGAGACCAGCATTAACAACAGGGaaatttctcttcaaaactCTTCTCAGATTCATTGGcaaacattttagaaataaagtGCAAGATTTTTGGGTATCAACCACCTCATATTTGGAATTATTCTGTCATTTTAGCTCTAAAAACATAACTCAGCCAAGTTGAGAAGGCAAAAAGTCATCACTTTCTGAATAGCCTTAACTCTGTAAATACCACCTCACTCTTTTAATAGAAGGCAAAACatcattttgcttttgtggaaaaagtaaatataaagCTCAGACCCACTGAACTGAGGATAAAAACTGAATTTGTTTCAAGTTTGTGCTTTgattatttcatttcagcacCAACATTCCCCACCTGAATTGTTTGATGTCCCATGTTCAACTGGAGCATTGGTGCTGATCTGCCACGTTGTTTTCACCTCCTTCTGTCCACGGCCACTGCTTATCTCCACCTTCCAGACCTCAGGGTTATCACTGAGAGAATAATCAAAAAACGTCAAAATTGGGGCAGGTCTTCAGTCATATCTGAGTTTTATGCTGCAAATGCTGAGGTTTCTCTTACTTTTGATAGAATTTCTTCACAAGAGCTGGTCTGATGGGCAGCTGAAACACATGCTTCTCATTCAGAGGGTTCTCCTCGTAATATTTCATGCAAATCCTACAAGAGACAGCAGGTtactttctttaaagaaatgcttGTACAACAGAGCATAAACCTTGTGCAAAATTAACTGTACTCtcacattttattatttcctttagCTTTCAGTTTTAGAACCAAAGCAAAATTTGGCAGGAAGATCCACCTGATCCTTCTGCAGTCTCACTATCACCAACATTAAGgtgtttctttaaaacagtCAAACCAACTCTATTTGTGACTGTCATTTAAAGAGCAAAGATACAAATGGAATACTTACTGTGTCAGAGGGAAGAGGTTCTCATAACCAAACTGCAGTAAGCCTGTACAGCTGACCATTATTTCCACCACGTGGTGAAGCTTTTGAACACGGTGCACTTGCTCCTGGAGATCCACTGATGTGGAAATGAAATAATCCTGGAAGAGCAAAGAGATTCTGCTCTTACCTGAGCACTCCATTGCTCCAGACACACAACACACCCTCAGGAAATGAAATCATCTTCCTGCTTCTTTGGAGGAGCCAAGATTTTTAGAGTGGCCCAGCAGACTCAGAACAAAGCCCCATCAAAGTGTGACAAAAGTTCACTGCCTTGACAGTGACCCAGATCAGATATCAGGGAATTATCTGGgaataaggaaacaaaacagtgaCATTCCTGCAGTGGGCTGTTCCAGCCTCGTGATCTGCAGTTCAGTTTCTCAGTTTTTAAGATTTGCATCCCACCATCAGCTAAGCATGCTctgctttataaaataaaaataaagcgTCTCACCAAGTAGTTTACTGTTCCAAGTTCCTGGCCTGTAaaaggaacagcaggaaaaaaataattaaaatttaatacaCGGTATCAGATGAAATACAAGCAACATTCAGGTGATCAAACAGGAGATTCTACTGAAGCACAAAGTCAGCAGGAGTGTGATGTTATTTATTGACCAGATCATTCATTCCAAGCAAGAAAACCCCTCTGAAGTGGTAAGGTCAAGGCAGGATTTATTTATCACCTAGGTTGCACAATGAAGAAACCCACCATGTACTTGGAGACATTCACCCTCCTCAGGACATAGAAGTTTACAGAAgtagtgaaaataaaaaagcaaataaacaaagaatgaaaacaggATGACAGATGCCAGAAAGAAATGAAGGGGTAACAACAACAGTAAAACACAAAGCTATGCTTCTTTCAAAACaagtaagtttttaaaattttgaaatttaaaagctGGAAAGTTCCATTATTAAGGAAGCTGGAAACTTCACTTCAGCAGATGGGAAGGAAGAGAGATGGAGGTTACCCAAAACGTTCATTATTTCCTGCATGGAACACCTTTTCTCTTCAATTCCTCATGCTGTTGTTACCAAGTGTCAGACTCACCTACAAAAAACCAGACATAATCCTTCTTCAACTTCTCCAAGCCAATCTCCAGGAGCATCTGAATGGGAGTGATGCCACTGAGGGAGACATCCTCCATCTCTCCATGGTAGGACTGTTGGATCAGCTGACTTAAGAAGCTGCTACTTCCTTGATGGAtctaaaaataaaccagtttttttAGTGATGTAACTGTGCATGAAACGTCCTCAATATTGTTCAGGAGTTCAATACACAATTTAAATACAACACCAATGAGGGGCAGTGAAAGGACAAGAACTGTATTTTACTTGAAACTCTCCCAAATTTTACCATCTCTGGTGAAATACAAATACATACCCGTGGCTGTATCTCACCACGTTTCAGGGATTTTATGACCAGTGTGAAACAGTCTACTAACTCCTGATAGGAGCTGACACctggaaagaaaaccacaatattttaattatcaATCCAGGCTCTTTCTCTGGTTGGCATGAACAAAACCCCTCAATTAAAGAATGAGAGCTAAAATTACAGATTGCACAGCTTTTTGGCAGCTTTGTCATACGATGACTTTAAGGAAGGCTactctaaaaaaaacccagtgatcAACAGAGATCACTGAACTCTACATACACTGAAAAATATCCTTCAGATCTAGAGAAAAAGGAACTATAAAGTTTTCAGTTTTAGAGAAGATGGGTTTTAGCTTTAGAGCAACAACCAATGGTTTAGTATCTTTTGCAGTCAAGTCAAATGAAATCATCTCCTGCTAGATGCTGGTCTGCCATTGGAAGGTTGTAAGAAAATACATCATCCTACATCCCTAAAATGGGCTCTTTTAGGAAGAGCTGATACCAATTTTCTGAAGAATCATGAGCCCTTAAAACTCAGAAATGGGCAGGAATTTCcttgcaaaagcaaaactgtCCAGCAGGTAGAGAAGGAAACGGGGCACACCACACTTACTTTTCATTTTGCACCATAATTGCTCAGTAAAGTCCAGGTCTCCTCGCTCACCAAAGATTGATTTTATGCAACTGtccacagcagctgtgtcaCATTTGATTTTCTGCAAGAATTTATTGGTCTTCAATGAAAAATGGTGCCTGAGAGTCAAAAAGCTTCCACATCTGAATTTCTTCAGAGATCAAAACTGGCCGCAGCACTGATTTTTCCCACCACTGATTATTACACAGTAATTTGgaagtatatttttatttaaaagtgagTCTAATTCTTTTCAGAATTATCCCACTGGATAACTGCCAGCCTTGGAAACACAAGGCAGTGTCAGAGAGACTTTAGATCTCAGCCAGGGATTGTCTGTGcatccagcagtgccctgggagGCCAAAATCCAGACACACGAATTCTCAGAACAGAGAACTTCCCTGTAATCCTGACACAGACTAGTTCTGTTGACACAGAAATCAATATATTCTTAGATTATCAACaaaatgctgcttctccctTAATGAAAACAGAGCCAAACCTTTCCTCACaggctgagaggggaaaaaaaaatcttaatataACCAAAGACATTTTTTATCATTTGAATTTGCCTGTTGCTTTACAATATCATAAACCTGTAGATAAAGAGGACACGTATTCAGCTGATACAATTAAATTGGCCCCAAGTCACTAAATCaggcaagaaaagcaaattaatgcTAGAATGCAATGGCACAAAGGTCATAATTCCTGGGAGAAATCAGACCAACTCCTATTTTTacacagcagagacagaaagcaAGAGATCCATAATCCTTTACAGCACTATTTACACATATAAACAGTATAGAAGATTTAGCCAAATCTGGAATAACTGCAGTTAAAAGGGAAGCAAAATGACAAAGCAGCTGTTAGGACATTGCACACACCTCTGTTTCATTCTTGTTTCCAAATACACAATCTCCATCCAGCTCCTTCTTTAAATCTAgtagagttaaaaaaataagttcCACCACTATGGAAAGTGTCATCAAACAATTATTAATCCCCAGGCACATCATAACTAACAAATACATTGAATAATAGAATTGACtcatttaaaaatggttttactGGGTAAGGATATAAtctgaaaagactttttaaaaatgtcttttattatttattactttcaTCCGTGATATTaggacaaagaaaaattacatgtaTTAGCCTATTTAACTATTCTGTGCAGAGGATCCAGCACAGAAATGAATATTTCTAGTTCTAATGCATTAGAAGCTGTCTGTGGAATTCCCTTTTACTCCCGTGAGGTGCCACAACCCTCCCTCCCCATGGACAAGCAGCAATTACCAGTCAGAAATTCCTGGACCAGTTTAAGAGTTGATTCAGACTCTGATGGCTCAGGCCACTCAGTTACACCCATCTTCAGACCTTCAGCCAAAGCctaaaggcagcagaaaatCATACCAAAAATCAGTTCTTGGGAGCCCTGCACGTGTCATCTCTCACAGATAACTTCACTGAGAATCACAAATCTCTGCACAGCTAACCAGGAGTTACAAAATTTCAGAATTCTCTGGTTATTTGCCCTCTTTATAGTCAAGATTTCTAAAAGAGAACTCAAAGTTGCAGTTAAATAAACACTTGGAAGTTCTCTTTGAAACATGTGATGCAGTTTGCAATAAAGCAAATTATTAGCACATAAAGTGTGAAATTGGAATTTCTCCCCTGCACTCACCAGGACGAACTGCAGCTCTCGGTACAGGTGGAACACAGGACTTCTGGGGtctcctggctccaggacaATATTCTGAAAGTTCCACAAGTTTACTTCAGTTTCAAACTTTAGAAATCAAATATCCTAAAATTTTTATCAGTGAGAAGCATTTTATCAGCGCAATTTACAATTCAGCTGATGaacaggttttgcttttgtctgcTACCCTTTACACTCCTCATGATGTGAACTGTGCCAAGAGCTTgggctggttttgctttgtccATCCTGACTTACCAGGGTGGCAGCAGTGGTCAGTGGGGGAGTCTCCAGGATCTTTTCCACCCCATTCCATGTGATATCCACACTGATGCTGCTCCCACACTCTGCAGTGGTGTCctccatggcagcagctgcaatcAGCTGATAGACAGCAAACCCTCTCGTTGTCACCTGAAGCGAAAAGATTCcaacaaatgaaaacaacaaatcTACCACGGgcaaaggaattttaaaagcatttcacaaGCACGCAGAAAAGGGTTAATACTCATTAGAAATGCATATacaaagttggctttttgcaaatattagaATGAATACTGTTGTATAATTGTactgtattatgttttattaatagaGTTTAGAAAAGTGATGactgtattttctgcttgtgACACAGTGTAAATAGTA from Sylvia atricapilla isolate bSylAtr1 chromosome 13, bSylAtr1.pri, whole genome shotgun sequence includes the following:
- the ZWILCH gene encoding protein zwilch homolog, whose amino-acid sequence is MAAERRRQAVSALSGLLLRLLEDGKDSIPEHPYLYETDVEISLVGGSCKSPVENFWNGSSAVYILQKATHSEVSNSMEESRTDDAVCASEVLPKESPGALALSVGRAKQLISLYTMLQNPNVSCLGTSDLVVLPPLWARCDGSDPQHTCWIGAEPLRAGNKVTELNIYLVSCDGPTADKTRFANLEELKKEHKIRHRSSVVTTRGFAVYQLIAAAAMEDTTAECGSSISVDITWNGVEKILETPPLTTAATLNIVLEPGDPRSPVFHLYRELQFVLALAEGLKMGVTEWPEPSESESTLKLVQEFLTDLKKELDGDCVFGNKNETEKIKCDTAAVDSCIKSIFGERGDLDFTEQLWCKMKSVSSYQELVDCFTLVIKSLKRGEIQPRIHQGSSSFLSQLIQQSYHGEMEDVSLSGITPIQMLLEIGLEKLKKDYVWFFVGQELGTVNYLDYFISTSVDLQEQVHRVQKLHHVVEIMVSCTGLLQFGYENLFPLTQICMKYYEENPLNEKHVFQLPIRPALVKKFYQNDNPEVWKVEISSGRGQKEVKTTWQISTNAPVEHGTSNNSGFLLDSTVNDSSEERLYFITMTQCSQVHFT